A DNA window from Streptomyces canus contains the following coding sequences:
- a CDS encoding GNAT family N-acetyltransferase, with amino-acid sequence MNSPSWPVVLADGDVVLRPIKMRDQRLWREVNRRNRDWLRPWEATIPPPTPSGPIAHRPTYRQMVRHLRSEANAGRMLPFVIEYRGQLVGQLTVAGITWGSMCSGHVGYWVDQSVAGRGVMPTAVALVVDHCFRTVGLHRIEVCIRPENGPSRRVVEKLGFREEGLRPRYLHIDGAWRDHLVFALTAEEVPDGLLRRWQRARSRSTPHDNPA; translated from the coding sequence CTGAACAGCCCATCCTGGCCCGTCGTACTGGCGGACGGCGATGTCGTCCTGAGGCCGATAAAGATGCGTGACCAGCGGCTCTGGCGTGAGGTCAACCGGCGCAACCGGGACTGGCTGCGCCCCTGGGAGGCGACCATCCCGCCGCCCACCCCGAGCGGGCCGATCGCGCACCGGCCGACCTACCGTCAGATGGTCCGCCACCTCAGGTCCGAGGCGAACGCGGGGCGGATGCTGCCGTTCGTCATCGAGTACCGGGGGCAACTGGTCGGGCAGTTGACGGTCGCCGGAATCACCTGGGGCTCGATGTGCTCGGGGCACGTCGGCTACTGGGTGGACCAGTCGGTGGCCGGTCGCGGGGTGATGCCGACGGCCGTGGCGCTGGTCGTGGACCACTGTTTCCGCACGGTCGGCCTGCACCGCATCGAGGTCTGCATTCGCCCCGAGAACGGGCCCAGCCGTCGGGTGGTGGAGAAACTCGGATTCCGCGAGGAGGGACTGCGGCCGCGTTATCTCCACATCGACGGCGCCTGGCGCGACCATCTCGTGTTCGCGCTCACCGCGGAAGAGGTGCCCGACGGTTTGCTCCGACGCTGGCAGCGGGCACGCTCCAGGAGTACACCGCACGACAATCCCGCGTAG
- a CDS encoding MogA/MoaB family molybdenum cofactor biosynthesis protein — MTYRALVVTASNRAAAGVYEDKGGPLIADGLKRFGFAVEGPQVVADGRPVEAALQAAVDAGYDVVVTTGGTGISPTDRTPEATRAVIAYEVPGIAEAIRAFGREKVPTAALSRGLAGVAGRTLIVNLPGSSGGVKDGLAVLEPLLLHAVDQIRGGDHPRPGPGSGGAS; from the coding sequence ATGACGTATCGCGCTCTTGTGGTCACCGCCTCCAACCGGGCCGCCGCCGGGGTCTACGAGGACAAGGGCGGCCCGCTGATCGCAGACGGCCTGAAGCGCTTCGGGTTCGCCGTCGAGGGCCCGCAGGTCGTGGCCGACGGGCGGCCCGTGGAGGCGGCCCTGCAGGCCGCGGTCGACGCGGGATACGACGTCGTCGTCACCACCGGCGGCACCGGCATCTCACCCACCGACCGCACCCCCGAGGCGACCCGTGCGGTGATCGCATACGAGGTTCCGGGCATCGCGGAGGCCATCCGGGCGTTCGGACGGGAGAAGGTGCCGACGGCCGCGCTCTCCCGGGGTCTGGCCGGGGTGGCGGGACGCACACTGATCGTCAACCTGCCGGGTTCCAGTGGCGGGGTGAAGGACGGACTGGCCGTTCTGGAGCCCCTGTTGCTGCACGCCGTCGACCAGATCCGCGGCGGCGACCACCCGAGACCCGGCCCCGGCAGTGGGGGTGCGAGCTGA
- the moaC gene encoding cyclic pyranopterin monophosphate synthase MoaC: MSTQDRLTHIDEAGAARMVDVSGKDVTARTARASGRVLVSPRVIELLRGEGVPKGDALATARIAGIMGAKRTPDLIPLCHPLSVSGVKLDLSVADDAVEILATVKTTDRTGVEMEALTAVSVAALTVIDMVKAVDKGAVITDVRVEEKTGGKSGDWSRA; encoded by the coding sequence ATGAGTACGCAGGACCGACTGACGCACATCGACGAAGCGGGAGCCGCCCGCATGGTCGATGTCTCCGGCAAGGACGTCACCGCACGCACCGCGCGTGCCAGTGGACGTGTTCTCGTTTCCCCCCGAGTGATCGAGCTGCTGCGTGGCGAGGGCGTCCCCAAGGGCGACGCGCTGGCCACCGCGCGGATCGCGGGCATCATGGGCGCCAAGCGCACCCCCGACCTCATCCCGCTGTGCCACCCATTGTCGGTGTCCGGTGTGAAACTGGATCTGTCGGTCGCGGACGACGCCGTGGAGATCCTGGCCACCGTGAAGACCACGGACCGCACGGGCGTCGAGATGGAGGCCCTCACCGCGGTCTCCGTCGCCGCGCTCACCGTGATCGACATGGTCAAGGCGGTCGACAAGGGAGCGGTCATCACGGACGTGCGGGTGGAGGAGAAGACGGGCGGCAAGTCGGGCGACTGGAGCCGGGCATGA
- the glp gene encoding molybdotransferase-like divisome protein Glp has product MSSAASRPTEQDHLWSVDEHLEDILATVRPLEPIELQLLDAQGCVLVEDVTVPVSLPPFDNSSMDGYAVRVADVAGASEEFPAVLDVVGDVAAGEAELLQVGPGQAARIMTGAPLPPGAETVVPVEWTDGGLGEGPVTGMRARSLAPEGAEGHVHVYRPAEARAHVRAEGSDVRAGDRALDAGTVLGPPQIALLAAIGRGTVRVRPRPRVVVMSTGSELVQPDETLATGQIYDSNSFALTAAARDAGAIAYRVGAVADDAETLRSTIEDQLVRADLVVTTGGVSVGAYDVVKEALSSVGDEDEPGSGVDFRKLAMQPGKPQGFGTIGPDHTPLLALPGNPVSSYVSFELFVRPAIRTLMGLDDVHRPRTRATLTADKALTSPKGRRQFLRGAYADGSVAPVGGAGSHLVAALAQANALIVVPEDAESVEPGTEVEVVQLG; this is encoded by the coding sequence TTGAGCAGCGCCGCGAGCCGCCCCACCGAACAGGACCACCTCTGGTCGGTGGACGAACACCTGGAGGACATCCTCGCGACCGTCCGCCCCCTGGAACCCATCGAGCTGCAGCTGCTCGACGCCCAGGGCTGCGTCCTGGTCGAGGACGTCACGGTCCCGGTGTCCCTGCCGCCGTTCGACAACAGCTCCATGGACGGGTACGCGGTGCGGGTCGCGGACGTGGCGGGCGCGAGCGAGGAGTTCCCGGCCGTCCTGGACGTCGTCGGGGACGTCGCGGCGGGCGAGGCGGAGTTGCTGCAGGTCGGTCCCGGGCAGGCCGCCCGCATCATGACCGGCGCCCCGCTGCCGCCCGGCGCCGAGACCGTCGTCCCCGTCGAGTGGACCGACGGGGGTCTCGGCGAGGGCCCGGTGACCGGGATGCGCGCCCGTAGTCTCGCCCCCGAGGGCGCCGAGGGACACGTGCACGTCTACCGGCCCGCCGAGGCACGCGCGCATGTGCGCGCCGAGGGCAGCGACGTGCGGGCCGGCGACCGCGCCCTGGACGCCGGCACCGTCCTCGGCCCCCCGCAGATCGCCCTGCTCGCCGCCATCGGCCGCGGCACCGTCCGCGTGCGCCCGCGCCCGCGCGTGGTCGTCATGTCCACCGGCAGCGAACTCGTCCAGCCCGACGAGACCCTCGCCACCGGCCAGATCTACGACTCCAACAGCTTCGCCCTCACCGCGGCCGCCCGGGACGCCGGCGCCATCGCCTACCGCGTGGGCGCCGTCGCCGACGACGCCGAGACCCTGCGCTCCACCATCGAGGACCAACTCGTCCGCGCCGACCTCGTGGTCACCACGGGCGGCGTGAGCGTCGGCGCGTACGACGTCGTCAAGGAGGCGCTGTCCTCCGTGGGCGACGAGGACGAGCCCGGCAGCGGTGTCGACTTCCGCAAGCTCGCCATGCAGCCCGGCAAGCCCCAGGGCTTCGGCACCATCGGCCCCGACCACACCCCGCTGCTGGCCCTGCCGGGCAACCCGGTGTCGTCGTACGTCTCCTTCGAACTGTTCGTCCGCCCCGCGATCCGCACCCTCATGGGCCTCGACGACGTCCACCGGCCGCGGACCAGGGCGACCCTGACCGCGGACAAGGCGCTGACCTCGCCCAAGGGACGCCGGCAGTTCCTGCGCGGTGCCTACGCAGACGGCTCGGTCGCCCCGGTCGGCGGCGCCGGATCCCATCTGGTGGCCGCCCTCGCGCAGGCCAACGCACTGATCGTCGTCCCGGAGGACGCGGAGTCCGTCGAGCCCGGGACCGAGGTCGAAGTGGTCCAGCTCGGCTGA
- the galU gene encoding UTP--glucose-1-phosphate uridylyltransferase GalU, which yields MTQSHPRISKAVIPAAGLGTRFLPATKATPKEMLPVVDKPAIQYVVEEAVSAGLDDVLMITGRNKRPLEDHFDRNYELESALQKKGDADRLAKVQESSDLATMHYVRQGDPRGLGHAVLCAAPHVGHEPFAVLLGDDLIDARDPLLKRMIEVQEQYGGSVIALMEVAPEQIHLYGCAVVEETEDSDVVRVGGLVEKPEASDAPSNYAVIGRYVLDPHIFDILRKTEPGRGNEIQLTDALQQLAQDEKVGGPVHGVVFKGRRYDTGDRGDYLRAIVRLACEREDLGPDFRTWLRSFVAEEM from the coding sequence ATGACTCAGTCGCACCCTCGGATCAGCAAGGCTGTCATTCCGGCAGCAGGGCTCGGCACCCGGTTCCTGCCGGCAACCAAGGCCACTCCCAAGGAGATGCTGCCGGTGGTCGACAAGCCGGCGATCCAGTACGTGGTCGAGGAGGCCGTCTCGGCGGGCCTCGATGACGTCCTCATGATCACGGGACGCAACAAGCGCCCCCTGGAGGACCACTTCGACCGCAACTACGAGCTCGAGTCCGCCCTCCAGAAGAAGGGCGACGCCGACCGGCTCGCCAAGGTCCAGGAGTCCAGCGACCTCGCCACCATGCACTACGTGCGCCAGGGCGACCCCCGCGGCCTCGGCCACGCAGTCCTGTGCGCGGCCCCCCATGTGGGTCACGAGCCCTTCGCCGTCCTCCTCGGCGACGACCTGATCGACGCCCGCGACCCCCTGCTCAAGCGGATGATCGAGGTGCAGGAACAGTACGGCGGCAGCGTCATCGCGCTGATGGAGGTCGCGCCCGAGCAGATCCACCTCTACGGCTGTGCCGTCGTCGAGGAGACCGAGGACAGCGACGTCGTCAGGGTGGGCGGCCTGGTCGAGAAGCCGGAGGCGTCCGACGCCCCGTCGAACTACGCGGTCATCGGCCGGTACGTCCTCGACCCGCACATCTTCGACATACTCCGCAAGACCGAGCCGGGCCGGGGCAACGAGATCCAGCTCACCGACGCCCTCCAGCAGCTCGCACAGGACGAGAAGGTCGGCGGCCCGGTGCACGGCGTCGTCTTCAAGGGCCGCCGCTATGACACCGGGGACCGCGGCGACTATCTGCGTGCCATTGTCAGACTCGCGTGCGAACGTGAAGACCTGGGCCCGGACTTCCGGACCTGGCTTCGCAGTTTCGTAGCCGAGGAGATGTAG
- a CDS encoding 5-formyltetrahydrofolate cyclo-ligase — MSHIGRPTKPDKRTLRQEYLAVRNRLTADDVREAAAALADRALELPELARARTVAAYVSVGNEPGTLTLLDALRERGVRVLLPALLPDNDLDWGAYTGEGSVARVQHGGKMALFEPSGERLGPDAVTGADVVLMPGLAVDGRGMRLGRGGGSYDRVLTRLERAGARPALVVLLYDSEVVAHVPGEAHDRPVHAVVTPSGVRRFHSGA; from the coding sequence TTGAGTCATATCGGACGTCCCACCAAGCCTGACAAGCGAACGTTGCGGCAAGAATACCTAGCGGTGAGGAACAGGTTGACGGCCGATGACGTGCGAGAAGCGGCGGCCGCGCTGGCCGACCGGGCCCTTGAGCTGCCCGAACTGGCGCGTGCGCGCACGGTGGCGGCGTACGTCTCGGTGGGGAACGAACCTGGCACGCTCACGCTCCTTGACGCGCTGCGCGAGCGGGGCGTGCGCGTTCTGCTCCCGGCGCTTCTGCCGGACAACGATCTGGACTGGGGCGCCTACACCGGCGAGGGCTCTGTCGCACGCGTCCAGCACGGCGGGAAGATGGCCCTCTTCGAGCCCTCCGGCGAGCGGCTGGGCCCGGACGCCGTGACCGGCGCCGATGTCGTGCTGATGCCCGGCCTGGCGGTGGACGGGCGCGGGATGCGCCTGGGGCGCGGCGGGGGGTCGTACGACCGGGTGCTCACGCGCCTGGAGCGCGCGGGCGCACGACCGGCGCTTGTGGTGCTCCTGTACGACTCCGAGGTCGTCGCACATGTCCCCGGGGAGGCGCACGACCGGCCGGTGCACGCGGTGGTGACGCCGTCGGGTGTGCGCCGCTTCCACAGCGGCGCATGA
- a CDS encoding penicillin acylase family protein: MPPTTTASSGQQPGKSGRKKGRRARLVVLVLVLAVIGGVAYGGYWSVSTVRASFPQTKGSIELEGLSGPVDVKRDGYGIPQIYASSDADLFMAQGYVQAQDRFYEMDVRRHMTSGRLSEMFGKGQVDDDEFLRTLGWDRVAKKEYDTKLSASTKKYLQAYAKGVNAYLQGKSGKDISLEYAALGFRNDYKPAKWTPVDSVAWLKAMAWDLRGNMQDEIDRALMTSRLGPKQIADLYPEYPYSRNQTIVQEGQYSELTQTFERNGSTENSGTTGSGTSSSGSGTSTSGTTGTSASTASSTSSSTASALQSQLSGLYNVLDDVPTAVGVNGQGIGSNSWVVAGSHTITGKPLLANDPHLSPSLPSVWYQMGLHCRTVSSKCQYDVSGYTFAGMPGVVIGHNAKIAWGMTNSGVDVTDLYLEKLSGDGYLYDGKTKPFTTREETIKVAGGESKKIVVRETNNGPLLSDRYDELVKVGKKATVDNAAPDRGDGYGVALRWTALDPGTSMDAVFAMDKASNWSEFRAAAALFDVPSQNLVYADSENIGYTLPGRIPIRAKGDTGAIPAPGWDPKYAWTGKYIEQDELPYEYNPSRGYIVTANQAVIDKEKYPYTLTTDWGYGTRSRRITDLIEQKIKGGGKVSTDDMRQMQLDNSSEIAKLLVPKLLKIDVEDKDVRQAQELLAGWDYTQDADSAAAAYFNAVWRNVLKLAFGNKLPKELRVKGQCLWVDPINTTGPADEADKVRECGQRDADQAQPDGGDRWFEVVRNLMDDENSDWWKTPAGAGDRPKADNRDELFKRAMIDARWELTAKLGKDLDTWSWGRLHRLFLKNQTLGIEGPDIVKYMLNRGPWKLSGGEATVNATGWNAAGGYGVVWVPSMRMVVNLGDLDKSKWINLTGASGHAYSAHYTDQTGKWVKGELLDWSFSDDAVDKSTTDTLVLKP, from the coding sequence ATGCCCCCCACCACCACCGCCTCATCGGGTCAGCAGCCCGGCAAGTCCGGCAGGAAGAAGGGGCGAAGAGCCCGTCTGGTCGTTCTCGTCCTCGTCCTGGCCGTCATCGGCGGCGTCGCCTACGGCGGGTACTGGTCGGTGAGCACCGTCCGTGCCTCCTTCCCGCAGACCAAGGGCTCGATCGAGCTCGAAGGCCTGTCGGGCCCCGTGGACGTCAAGCGCGACGGCTACGGCATCCCGCAGATCTACGCCTCCTCGGACGCGGACCTGTTCATGGCGCAGGGCTACGTCCAGGCGCAGGACCGCTTCTACGAGATGGACGTGCGCCGTCACATGACCTCCGGGCGCCTGTCGGAGATGTTCGGCAAGGGCCAGGTCGACGACGACGAGTTCCTGCGCACACTGGGCTGGGACCGGGTCGCGAAGAAGGAGTACGACACCAAGCTGTCGGCCTCCACCAAGAAGTACCTCCAGGCCTACGCCAAGGGAGTCAACGCCTACCTCCAGGGCAAGAGCGGCAAGGACATCTCCCTGGAGTACGCGGCCCTCGGCTTCAGGAACGACTACAAGCCCGCGAAGTGGACCCCGGTCGACTCGGTCGCGTGGCTGAAGGCCATGGCCTGGGACCTGCGCGGCAACATGCAGGACGAGATAGACCGCGCCCTGATGACGAGCCGCCTCGGCCCGAAGCAGATCGCCGACCTGTACCCCGAGTACCCGTACAGCCGGAACCAGACGATCGTCCAGGAGGGCCAGTACAGCGAGCTGACCCAGACGTTCGAGCGGAACGGCAGCACGGAGAACAGCGGGACGACCGGCTCCGGCACGTCCTCGAGCGGCTCCGGAACGTCCACGAGCGGCACCACGGGCACGTCGGCCTCCACCGCCTCGTCGACCTCCTCCTCTACCGCCTCGGCGCTCCAGAGCCAGCTCTCGGGCCTCTACAACGTCCTGGACGACGTCCCCACGGCCGTCGGCGTCAACGGCCAGGGCATCGGCTCCAACTCCTGGGTCGTGGCGGGCTCGCACACCATCACCGGCAAGCCGCTGCTGGCCAACGACCCGCACCTGTCGCCCTCCCTGCCGTCCGTCTGGTACCAGATGGGCCTGCACTGCCGGACCGTCTCCAGCAAGTGCCAGTACGACGTCTCCGGCTACACGTTCGCGGGCATGCCCGGCGTGGTCATCGGCCACAACGCGAAGATCGCCTGGGGCATGACGAACTCCGGCGTCGACGTCACCGACCTCTACCTGGAGAAGCTCTCCGGCGACGGCTACCTCTACGACGGCAAGACCAAGCCCTTCACCACGCGCGAGGAGACCATCAAGGTCGCCGGCGGCGAGTCCAAGAAGATCGTCGTCCGTGAGACGAACAACGGCCCCCTGCTCTCCGACCGCTACGACGAACTCGTGAAGGTCGGCAAGAAGGCCACCGTCGACAACGCGGCCCCCGACCGCGGCGACGGCTACGGCGTCGCCCTGCGCTGGACCGCGCTCGACCCCGGCACCTCCATGGACGCCGTGTTCGCGATGGACAAGGCGTCGAACTGGAGCGAGTTCCGCGCGGCGGCGGCCCTGTTCGACGTGCCCTCGCAGAACCTCGTCTACGCTGACTCCGAGAACATCGGCTACACGCTGCCCGGCCGCATCCCGATCCGCGCGAAGGGCGACACCGGCGCCATCCCGGCCCCGGGCTGGGACCCCAAGTACGCCTGGACCGGCAAGTACATCGAGCAGGACGAGCTGCCCTACGAGTACAACCCGTCGCGCGGCTACATCGTCACCGCCAACCAGGCCGTGATCGACAAGGAGAAGTACCCCTACACGCTCACCACGGACTGGGGCTACGGCACCCGCAGCCGGCGCATCACCGACCTGATCGAGCAGAAGATCAAGGGCGGCGGCAAGGTCTCCACCGACGACATGCGCCAGATGCAGCTCGACAACAGCAGCGAGATCGCCAAGCTGCTCGTGCCCAAGCTGCTGAAGATCGACGTCGAGGACAAGGACGTCCGTCAGGCGCAGGAGCTGCTGGCGGGCTGGGACTACACCCAGGACGCCGACTCGGCGGCGGCCGCCTACTTCAACGCCGTCTGGCGCAACGTCCTCAAGCTCGCCTTCGGCAACAAGCTGCCCAAGGAGCTGCGGGTCAAGGGCCAGTGCCTGTGGGTCGACCCCATCAACACCACCGGGCCCGCGGACGAGGCGGACAAGGTCCGCGAGTGCGGCCAGCGTGACGCCGACCAGGCGCAGCCCGACGGCGGCGACCGCTGGTTCGAGGTCGTGCGCAACCTCATGGACGACGAGAACAGCGACTGGTGGAAGACCCCGGCCGGCGCGGGCGACCGTCCCAAGGCCGACAACCGCGACGAACTGTTCAAGCGCGCCATGATCGACGCCCGCTGGGAGCTGACCGCCAAGCTCGGCAAGGACCTCGACACCTGGAGCTGGGGCCGGCTGCACCGCCTGTTCCTGAAGAACCAGACCCTGGGCATCGAAGGTCCCGACATCGTGAAGTACATGCTCAACCGCGGCCCCTGGAAGCTCAGCGGCGGCGAGGCGACGGTCAACGCGACCGGCTGGAACGCCGCGGGCGGCTACGGCGTCGTCTGGGTCCCGTCGATGCGCATGGTGGTCAACCTCGGCGACCTCGACAAGTCGAAGTGGATCAACCTCACCGGCGCCTCCGGGCACGCCTACAGCGCGCACTACACCGACCAGACCGGCAAGTGGGTCAAGGGCGAACTGCTGGACTGGTCGTTCTCGGACGACGCCGTCGACAAGAGCACGACCGACACACTGGTGCTGAAGCCGTGA
- a CDS encoding potassium/proton antiporter: MTVHHLNQLLFVCSLVLLVAVAAVRISSRSGLPSLLVYLGIGIAMGQDGIGDIHFDNAELTQVIGYAALVVILAEGGLGTKWKEIKPALPAATALALGGVAVSVGVTATAAHYLIGLDWRQALIIGAVVSSTDAAAVFSVLRKIPLPTRVTGTLEAESGFNDAPVVILVVAFSQAGPVEHWYVLIGEITLELAIGAAIGITVGWLGSWGLRHVALPASGLYPIAVMAIAVTAYAAGALAHGSGFLAVYLASMAMGNAKLPHWPATRGFADGLGWIAQIGMFVLLGLLVTPHELGDDVLPGLVIGLVLTMVARPLSVVLCLTPFRVPWQEQTLMSWAGLRGAVPIILATIPMVSGVEGSRRIFNIVFVLVVVYTLVQGPTLPWLARKLRLGGDAEAADLGIESAPLERLRGHLLSVAIPEASRMHGVEVNELRLPAGSAVTLVVREGKSFVPLPTTVLRRGDELLVVATDPVRDAAERRLRAVGHGGKLADWLGTDGADGTR, translated from the coding sequence CTGACTGTCCACCACCTCAACCAGCTCCTCTTCGTCTGCTCGCTCGTCCTGCTCGTCGCCGTGGCAGCGGTCCGGATCTCCTCGCGCAGCGGGCTCCCCAGCCTGCTCGTGTACCTGGGGATCGGGATCGCCATGGGCCAGGACGGCATCGGCGACATCCACTTCGACAACGCCGAACTGACCCAGGTCATCGGGTACGCGGCCCTGGTCGTGATCCTGGCCGAGGGTGGCCTCGGCACGAAGTGGAAGGAGATCAAGCCGGCCCTGCCGGCCGCCACCGCGCTGGCGCTGGGCGGGGTCGCGGTGAGCGTCGGGGTCACGGCGACGGCCGCGCACTACCTGATCGGCCTCGACTGGCGTCAGGCGCTCATCATCGGGGCGGTCGTCTCCTCGACGGACGCGGCGGCGGTCTTCTCGGTGCTGCGCAAGATCCCGCTCCCCACGCGCGTGACGGGCACACTGGAGGCCGAGTCGGGCTTCAACGACGCCCCGGTGGTCATCCTGGTGGTCGCCTTCTCCCAGGCGGGCCCGGTCGAGCACTGGTACGTGCTGATCGGCGAGATAACCCTGGAGCTGGCCATCGGCGCGGCCATCGGCATCACGGTGGGCTGGCTGGGCTCCTGGGGCCTCAGGCACGTCGCCCTGCCCGCCTCCGGCCTCTATCCGATCGCGGTCATGGCGATCGCCGTCACCGCGTACGCGGCGGGCGCGCTGGCACACGGCAGCGGCTTCCTCGCCGTCTATCTCGCCTCCATGGCGATGGGCAACGCCAAGCTGCCGCACTGGCCCGCCACCCGCGGCTTCGCCGACGGCCTGGGCTGGATCGCCCAGATCGGCATGTTCGTCCTGCTGGGCCTGCTGGTCACTCCGCACGAGCTGGGCGACGACGTGCTGCCCGGGCTCGTCATCGGGCTGGTGCTGACCATGGTGGCGCGGCCCCTCAGCGTCGTGCTGTGCCTGACGCCGTTCCGGGTGCCCTGGCAGGAGCAGACGCTCATGTCCTGGGCCGGACTGCGCGGCGCCGTGCCCATCATCCTGGCGACGATCCCCATGGTGAGCGGTGTCGAGGGCAGCCGCCGCATCTTCAACATCGTCTTCGTCCTGGTCGTCGTCTACACCCTCGTGCAGGGTCCGACGCTGCCCTGGCTGGCGCGCAAACTGCGCCTGGGCGGGGACGCCGAGGCCGCCGACCTCGGTATCGAGTCGGCGCCCCTGGAGCGGCTGCGCGGGCACCTGCTGTCCGTCGCGATCCCCGAGGCGTCCCGGATGCACGGCGTCGAGGTCAACGAGCTGCGCCTGCCGGCCGGGTCCGCGGTCACCCTCGTCGTCCGCGAGGGAAAATCGTTTGTTCCGCTGCCCACCACGGTGCTGCGGCGCGGGGACGAACTGCTCGTCGTCGCCACCGACCCGGTCCGCGACGCCGCGGAACGGCGGCTGCGCGCGGTGGGCCATGGCGGCAAGCTGGCCGACTGGCTGGGTACGGACGGCGCCGACGGCACACGTTAA
- a CDS encoding MFS transporter: MASTVTSSRPGYGQLLRTRGAWTFLLPGFAARQPFAMLTLSLVLLVQHTTGSYGAAGAVAAVTGVAMALFAPYSGRLADRRGQRAVLIPGVLVHTLSGLSLTALALAHAPLWALFAAAVPTGASVPQIGPMVRARWGVKLQGSPLMTTAAAFESVTDELTFVFGPLLATALCTAVHPAAGLLTEASLTLFGGLLFAAQKSTQPSVTAVDGHARVEHASALRIPGVRVLIVMFLGIGSVFGGMQVSLAAFSESIGEPGLNGVLYGVFAAGNMLSGLVCGAIAWKVAPQRRLIVGYGALALTASGLWAAHSVLVLAGLGLLVGMCIAPALITGYTLVESLAPAGARTEAFTWLTGAVALGQAAAVTIAGQLEDRFWGGAGFLVPMGGTLLALATLLALRSHLVARPRSRTVARGIGHRVPMAVD, translated from the coding sequence GTGGCATCCACGGTCACCTCCTCCCGCCCCGGATACGGGCAGCTGCTGCGCACCCGCGGCGCCTGGACGTTCCTGCTCCCCGGCTTCGCGGCGCGCCAGCCGTTCGCGATGCTCACCCTTTCCCTCGTGCTGCTCGTGCAGCACACCACCGGCTCGTACGGCGCGGCGGGCGCCGTCGCGGCCGTCACCGGTGTCGCCATGGCGCTGTTCGCGCCCTACAGCGGCCGTCTCGCGGACCGCCGGGGCCAGCGCGCCGTGCTGATCCCCGGCGTGCTGGTGCACACCCTTTCGGGCCTGTCCCTGACGGCCCTCGCCCTCGCGCACGCGCCCCTGTGGGCGTTGTTCGCGGCGGCCGTGCCCACGGGTGCCTCGGTGCCGCAGATCGGGCCCATGGTGCGCGCCCGCTGGGGCGTGAAGCTGCAGGGCTCGCCCCTGATGACCACTGCGGCGGCCTTCGAGTCCGTCACGGACGAGCTGACCTTCGTCTTCGGCCCACTGCTCGCCACCGCCCTGTGCACCGCCGTGCACCCGGCCGCGGGCCTGCTGACGGAGGCGTCCCTGACCCTGTTCGGCGGCCTGCTGTTCGCCGCGCAGAAGAGCACGCAGCCGTCGGTCACGGCCGTCGACGGGCACGCACGCGTGGAGCACGCCTCGGCACTGCGCATCCCCGGGGTGCGGGTCCTGATCGTGATGTTCCTGGGCATCGGTTCCGTCTTCGGCGGCATGCAGGTCTCGCTGGCCGCGTTCAGCGAGTCGATCGGCGAACCCGGCCTGAACGGTGTCCTGTACGGCGTCTTCGCCGCGGGCAACATGCTCTCCGGCCTGGTCTGCGGCGCCATCGCCTGGAAGGTGGCTCCCCAGCGGCGCTTGATCGTCGGATACGGCGCCCTCGCGCTGACGGCCTCCGGCCTGTGGGCCGCGCACTCGGTGCTTGTCCTGGCGGGCCTCGGCCTCCTGGTCGGCATGTGCATCGCACCCGCCCTGATCACCGGCTACACCCTGGTCGAGAGCCTGGCCCCGGCCGGCGCCCGCACCGAGGCCTTCACCTGGCTGACCGGCGCGGTGGCGCTCGGCCAGGCGGCCGCCGTCACGATCGCCGGACAGCTGGAGGACCGTTTCTGGGGCGGCGCCGGGTTCCTGGTGCCGATGGGTGGCACGCTGCTCGCCCTGGCGACTCTGCTGGCGCTGCGCTCACACCTCGTGGCGCGGCCCCGGAGCCGGACCGTCGCACGTGGCATCGGTCACCGAGTGCCGATGGCAGTGGACTGA
- a CDS encoding FmdB family zinc ribbon protein: MPTYQYQCTECGEGLEAVQKFTDDALTECPNCQGRLKKVFSAVGIVFKGSGFYRNDSRGSSSSSSPASSSSKPSTSTSSSESSSSSSSSSSDSKSSSSGTSSSSSSAA; encoded by the coding sequence GTGCCCACCTATCAGTACCAGTGCACCGAGTGCGGCGAGGGCCTCGAGGCGGTGCAGAAGTTCACCGACGACGCTCTGACCGAGTGCCCCAACTGCCAGGGTCGCCTCAAGAAGGTGTTCTCCGCGGTCGGCATCGTCTTCAAGGGCTCCGGCTTCTACCGCAACGACAGCCGCGGCTCCTCGTCGAGCAGCTCCCCGGCGTCGTCGTCCTCGAAGCCGTCGACGTCCACCTCGTCGTCCGAGTCGTCCTCGTCTTCTTCCTCGTCCTCCTCGGACTCGAAGTCGTCGAGCTCGGGCACCTCGTCCAGCAGCAGCTCCGCCGCGTAG